Proteins from a genomic interval of Granulicella sp. L56:
- the lpxD gene encoding UDP-3-O-(3-hydroxymyristoyl)glucosamine N-acyltransferase, which produces MKLADLAQRLGATLHGDGAAEITGVAAIDTAAPGHLSFIANPKYASLARTTQATAVLVEPSFSEISTATLRIDNPYLAFAHAIELFYHPPVYAPGIHPTAVVASTAKIGANAHIGAYVVVGDHVVIGDNATLLPHVVLYPHVRAGNHLFAHAHAVVREHCHLGDNVILQNGAIIGADGFGFAKQAGVPHGKSWYKIQQSGPAVLEDDVEVQANACIDRASIGETRIHAGAKIDNLVQVGHGSTVGNDTLLCAQVGLAGSTTIGRGVILAGQVGVAGHCTVGDGAIATAQSGIPSDVAPGKIVSGYPAIDNRQWLRSVALINRLPELLRSLKSPK; this is translated from the coding sequence ATGAAGCTCGCCGACCTAGCCCAACGTCTCGGAGCCACCCTGCACGGCGATGGTGCCGCAGAGATTACCGGAGTCGCCGCCATCGATACCGCCGCTCCGGGCCACCTCTCCTTCATTGCCAATCCCAAGTACGCCTCGCTGGCCCGCACCACCCAAGCCACAGCCGTCCTCGTCGAGCCATCCTTCTCTGAGATCTCCACCGCCACCCTCCGCATCGACAACCCGTACCTCGCCTTCGCCCACGCTATCGAGCTCTTCTATCATCCACCCGTCTACGCTCCCGGCATCCATCCCACGGCTGTCGTCGCCTCCACGGCAAAGATCGGAGCCAACGCCCACATCGGAGCCTACGTCGTCGTCGGAGACCATGTCGTCATCGGCGACAACGCCACCCTTCTGCCCCACGTCGTCCTCTACCCCCACGTCCGCGCCGGTAACCACCTCTTCGCCCACGCCCATGCCGTCGTCCGCGAGCACTGCCATCTCGGCGACAACGTCATTCTGCAAAATGGAGCCATCATTGGCGCCGACGGCTTCGGCTTCGCCAAACAGGCAGGCGTACCTCACGGTAAAAGCTGGTACAAGATCCAGCAGTCAGGCCCAGCAGTTCTTGAAGACGATGTTGAAGTCCAGGCCAACGCCTGCATCGACCGCGCCAGCATCGGCGAGACCCGCATCCACGCCGGGGCCAAGATCGACAACCTGGTGCAGGTGGGCCACGGCTCGACCGTCGGCAACGACACTCTACTGTGTGCCCAGGTGGGGTTAGCCGGATCGACCACTATCGGCCGCGGCGTCATCCTCGCCGGACAGGTCGGCGTCGCCGGACACTGCACGGTAGGCGACGGGGCCATCGCCACCGCGCAATCGGGAATCCCCAGCGACGTCGCTCCCGGCAAGATCGTCAGCGGCTACCCTGCCATCGATAACCGCCAGTGGCTCCGCTCGGTGGCCCTCATCAATCGGCTGCCTGAACTTCTGCGCAGCCTCAAGTCACCAAAATAA
- a CDS encoding response regulator, with protein MVNPPETRTGDSSVSLSPPHVRVLLLDDEPDNLFLRATILRQHGYDCVPASTIDEAIELFNSIDIAVLDYHLGAGQFGTEAATLLRRSRPYVPIIILSATLEHFFGGAEDMHLLKGHSSIEDILSALSSLEAKRRGAPVVVDARDFFYSRIAMAIGSDVLVQIFDSRSIWLYCNESAAGYFGQPRDWFPGRSPAIEMPTLMRDWREIVQTVSHTRETYIDRTHRGLLNTPKPDEQNITWSVLAFPITLHDDRSGVVLTARILDRSPAAFA; from the coding sequence ATGGTCAATCCACCTGAGACGCGCACCGGCGACAGCTCAGTGTCGTTAAGTCCTCCTCACGTTCGCGTCCTGCTGCTCGACGACGAACCCGACAACCTGTTCCTCCGCGCCACCATCCTTCGCCAGCACGGCTACGATTGCGTTCCCGCTTCCACCATCGACGAGGCAATCGAACTCTTCAACAGCATCGACATCGCCGTGCTCGACTACCATCTCGGAGCAGGCCAGTTTGGCACCGAAGCCGCTACCCTGCTCCGACGCAGCCGCCCCTACGTCCCCATCATCATCCTCTCGGCCACCCTCGAACATTTTTTCGGAGGAGCCGAGGACATGCATCTGCTTAAGGGCCACAGCTCCATCGAGGACATCCTCTCCGCCCTCAGCTCGCTCGAAGCCAAACGTCGCGGCGCTCCCGTCGTCGTCGACGCGCGCGACTTCTTCTACTCCCGCATCGCGATGGCCATCGGCTCCGATGTTCTGGTGCAGATCTTCGACAGCCGCAGCATCTGGCTCTACTGCAACGAATCTGCCGCCGGATATTTCGGCCAGCCCCGCGACTGGTTCCCCGGCCGCAGTCCCGCCATCGAGATGCCCACCTTGATGCGCGACTGGCGGGAGATCGTCCAGACCGTCTCCCACACCCGCGAGACCTACATCGACCGCACCCATCGCGGTCTGCTCAACACCCCAAAGCCAGACGAGCAGAACATTACCTGGAGCGTCCTGGCCTTCCCCATTACCCTGCACGACGACCGCAGCGGAGTCGTCCTAACCGCACGCATCCTGGACCGCTCCCCCGCAGCCTTCGCCTAA
- a CDS encoding nucleoside hydrolase translates to MLVRHILFSSALGLLLAGGLIAVAKRPVVKQKVIIDTDIGDDIDDAFAVALAFRSPELQVLQIDAGYGDTHLRARLLEHFLRDAGLPQVPVAQGVTTHTSNVFTQRAYAEQQPEPSHPYPDAVSTSLDLIRRSPGEITLIAIAPLSNIGAMIDRDPGTFRKLKRVVLMGGSIRQGYGDDKVPEPEWNIKMDIGAAQKLFASGVPIFVMPLDATILKLDAAKRQSVFSHGSRLTDQLAILYQQWGSETPTLFDAMAVAYAVDPALCPTTPMHIRVDDKGMTVPEQGAPNTNVCLHSSSDEFFRFYLPRVLASTNH, encoded by the coding sequence ATGCTTGTAAGGCACATTCTCTTCTCATCTGCGCTCGGCTTGCTTTTAGCGGGCGGTCTTATCGCTGTCGCGAAGCGTCCCGTTGTGAAGCAGAAGGTCATCATCGACACCGATATCGGCGATGACATCGACGATGCGTTTGCCGTGGCGCTGGCGTTTCGCAGTCCTGAGCTTCAGGTGCTTCAGATCGATGCAGGATACGGCGACACGCATCTGCGTGCGAGGCTGCTGGAGCATTTTCTGCGTGATGCCGGTCTGCCGCAGGTTCCGGTGGCGCAGGGTGTGACGACACACACTAGCAATGTCTTCACGCAGCGCGCCTATGCGGAGCAGCAGCCTGAGCCTTCGCATCCGTACCCCGATGCCGTCAGCACGTCGCTCGATCTCATCCGCAGATCTCCCGGCGAGATTACGCTGATCGCCATTGCTCCGTTGAGCAACATTGGAGCGATGATCGACCGCGATCCCGGGACCTTTCGCAAATTGAAGCGCGTTGTGTTGATGGGCGGATCAATTCGTCAGGGTTATGGCGATGACAAAGTGCCGGAGCCGGAGTGGAACATCAAGATGGACATCGGCGCGGCGCAGAAGTTGTTCGCATCGGGTGTGCCAATCTTTGTGATGCCGTTGGATGCGACGATCCTGAAGCTCGATGCGGCAAAGCGCCAATCCGTCTTCAGCCATGGATCACGGCTGACCGATCAGCTTGCGATTCTGTACCAGCAGTGGGGAAGTGAGACGCCTACGCTCTTCGATGCGATGGCGGTTGCTTATGCGGTCGATCCGGCGCTGTGTCCTACGACCCCGATGCATATTCGTGTTGACGACAAAGGCATGACGGTGCCGGAGCAGGGTGCGCCAAATACCAATGTTTGTCTGCACTCCAGCTCCGATGAGTTCTTTCGGTTTTATCTGCCCCGTGTGCTCGCTTCGACGAATCATTAG
- the tmk gene encoding dTMP kinase, with the protein MARGYFITFEGLDGSGKTTQLRLLAASLTAAGRNIVTLRQPGGTALGDRIRGILLDSRSEASLGPIAPATEMALMFADRAQAIAEIIEPALASGSIVLCDRYTDSSEAYQGGGRQLGSERILAMHAAACGNLQPDLTLLLLPSLEGSLRRARRRNQRHTRQQGTDENRFERESDEFYGRIYEKYEEIADREPRRVLPIRDEAPIDEIHNRIVEIVTTRLGTPTL; encoded by the coding sequence ATGGCGCGCGGATATTTCATCACCTTCGAAGGCCTCGACGGCTCCGGCAAGACCACCCAGCTTCGCCTGCTTGCGGCCTCGCTCACGGCGGCAGGCCGCAACATCGTCACCCTGCGCCAGCCCGGAGGCACCGCACTCGGCGACCGCATCCGCGGCATCCTGCTCGACTCCCGTTCCGAAGCCTCGCTCGGCCCCATCGCTCCCGCCACCGAGATGGCGCTCATGTTCGCCGACCGCGCCCAGGCCATCGCCGAGATCATCGAGCCCGCCCTCGCCTCTGGCAGTATCGTCCTCTGCGACCGCTACACCGACTCGTCCGAGGCCTACCAGGGCGGAGGCCGCCAGCTCGGCAGCGAGCGCATCCTCGCCATGCACGCCGCAGCCTGCGGCAACCTGCAACCCGACCTCACCCTGCTCCTTCTGCCCTCGCTCGAAGGCTCGCTGCGCCGTGCCCGCCGCCGCAACCAGCGCCACACCCGCCAGCAAGGCACCGACGAAAATCGCTTCGAGCGCGAGTCCGACGAGTTCTACGGCCGCATCTACGAGAAGTACGAAGAGATCGCCGACCGCGAACCGCGCCGCGTCCTTCCCATTCGCGACGAAGCGCCCATCGACGAGATCCACAATCGCATCGTCGAGATCGTCACTACCCGGCTAGGCACACCAACACTATGA
- a CDS encoding cytochrome P450 yields MTTRANSKWNLPPGLKHSLPFYANKPWVKLGSPILLFEHLHRTYGPIAHYRFMGTPIVFLNDPEYIREILINQAPAFVKERTVRRMKVLLGEGLITSDDPIHLRQRRIVAPAFHRQRIAAYADQIVASAAAHRDRWQPGESIDISASMMSLSLEIIARTLFNTEVTDDIRRINEEVNTIMDLYNFLVVFPRLESFLHLPIPGIIKFRRSRNRLNAVVNRLIREHRATGIDKGDLLSMLIASRDDQASTTESQQGMSDEQIRDEVLTIFLAGYETVANALTWTWYLLSQNPEAEAKLHAELDGVLGTGTEARLPTLADYPNLRYTEQVFAESMRLYPPAWAMGRMSTKPVTLGPYRIPPGAHFFFSQYVMHRSAEYFPDPLRFDPDRHTPANKADRPRFAYFPFGGGGRQCVGEGFAWMEGVLAIATIAQRCRLRYEGTAPPGVQAKITLRPDGPLRMQLLAR; encoded by the coding sequence ATGACCACACGGGCGAACTCCAAGTGGAACCTGCCGCCCGGCCTCAAACACTCGCTGCCCTTCTACGCCAACAAGCCGTGGGTCAAACTGGGCTCGCCCATTCTGCTCTTTGAGCATCTGCATCGCACCTACGGCCCCATTGCCCACTATCGCTTCATGGGCACGCCCATCGTCTTCCTCAACGATCCCGAATACATTCGCGAGATCCTCATCAACCAGGCACCCGCGTTCGTCAAAGAACGCACCGTGCGCCGCATGAAGGTGCTTCTCGGCGAAGGGCTCATCACCTCCGACGATCCCATACACCTGCGCCAGCGCCGCATCGTCGCTCCAGCCTTTCATCGCCAGCGCATCGCCGCCTACGCCGACCAGATCGTCGCCAGCGCCGCCGCTCATCGCGACCGTTGGCAGCCCGGAGAGAGTATCGATATCTCCGCATCGATGATGTCGCTCTCGCTCGAGATCATCGCCCGCACTCTCTTCAACACCGAGGTCACCGACGATATTCGCCGCATCAACGAAGAGGTCAACACCATCATGGACCTCTATAACTTCCTCGTCGTCTTTCCCCGACTCGAATCCTTTTTGCACCTCCCCATCCCCGGCATCATCAAGTTCCGCCGCTCGCGCAATCGCCTCAACGCCGTCGTCAATCGCCTCATTCGCGAGCATCGCGCCACCGGCATCGACAAGGGAGATCTACTCTCCATGCTCATCGCGTCGCGCGACGATCAGGCATCCACCACGGAAAGCCAGCAAGGCATGTCGGACGAGCAGATCCGCGACGAAGTCCTCACCATCTTTCTCGCTGGTTACGAGACCGTGGCCAACGCCCTCACATGGACGTGGTATCTGCTCAGCCAAAATCCCGAAGCCGAGGCCAAGCTCCACGCCGAACTCGATGGCGTCCTCGGCACTGGCACAGAGGCACGCCTCCCCACCCTCGCCGACTATCCCAACCTTCGCTACACTGAGCAGGTCTTCGCCGAATCCATGCGCCTCTATCCGCCTGCGTGGGCAATGGGCCGCATGTCAACGAAGCCAGTCACGCTAGGCCCTTATCGCATCCCTCCGGGAGCCCACTTCTTCTTCAGCCAATACGTCATGCATCGCAGCGCCGAGTACTTTCCCGACCCTCTTCGCTTCGACCCTGACCGCCACACGCCAGCCAACAAGGCGGACCGCCCACGCTTCGCCTACTTTCCCTTCGGCGGCGGCGGACGGCAATGCGTCGGCGAAGGCTTCGCATGGATGGAAGGCGTACTCGCCATCGCCACCATCGCGCAGCGTTGCCGCTTGAGATATGAGGGCACCGCTCCCCCCGGAGTGCAGGCCAAGATCACGCTACGTCCAGACGGCCCCCTGCGAATGCAGCTACTCGCCCGCTGA